A genomic stretch from Sphingomonas faeni includes:
- the infA gene encoding translation initiation factor IF-1, which yields MAKEELLEMRGRVVELLPNAMFRVQLENDHEILGHTAGKMRKNRIRVLVGDEVLCELTPYDLTKGRITYRFK from the coding sequence TTGGCCAAGGAAGAACTGCTCGAGATGCGCGGCCGCGTGGTGGAACTCCTCCCCAACGCGATGTTCCGGGTTCAGCTCGAAAACGACCACGAGATTCTCGGTCACACCGCCGGCAAGATGCGCAAGAACCGCATCCGCGTGCTGGTCGGCGACGAGGTGCTGTGCGAACTCACGCCGTACGATCTGACCAAGGGTCGCATCACCTACCGCTTCAAATAA
- a CDS encoding DNA gyrase inhibitor YacG, translating to MTAPTTPTVKCPICDQPAVPEYKPFCSSRHRDRDLLQWLGEGYRIPGRPISQTGLDSAEDPD from the coding sequence ATGACCGCCCCAACCACCCCGACCGTCAAATGCCCGATCTGCGACCAGCCCGCGGTGCCTGAATACAAGCCGTTCTGCTCGAGCCGCCACCGCGACCGCGACCTGTTGCAGTGGCTCGGCGAAGGCTATCGCATTCCTGGGCGGCCAATCTCGCAAACGGGGCTGGACAGCGCCGAAGACCCCGACTAA
- a CDS encoding ribonuclease — MPEWLYEAGIGEARAALVHDDQIIEAAIELDDGSALKVGLVARARLVELLPGRRGRVVLEGGEALINHLPTGITQGASLTVEIVREALPETGRAKLAKAVPTDLAPCSAPTLYERLVATGLPVRSPRAHEPDALEAAGWSELLDEAVSGEIVFPLGALRLSPTPAMTLFDVDGAPPLETLAIAAAHAVASAIRRHGIGGSIGIDFPTIAGKAQRNAVAAAIDESLLQPFERTAMNGFGFLQIVRPRPRVSIPEILRADPVGAAARATLRTLERTPPTASRRHTLPAAVHSRLMARPEWLAEVARRTGVVHELESA, encoded by the coding sequence TTGCCTGAGTGGCTTTACGAAGCCGGTATCGGCGAAGCGCGCGCCGCGCTGGTTCACGATGATCAGATTATCGAAGCCGCGATCGAACTCGACGACGGTAGCGCGTTGAAGGTCGGCCTCGTCGCCCGCGCAAGGCTCGTGGAGTTATTGCCGGGCCGACGCGGTCGCGTCGTTCTCGAGGGCGGAGAGGCTCTGATCAATCATCTCCCCACGGGCATCACGCAAGGCGCGAGCCTGACCGTCGAGATCGTCCGTGAAGCCCTGCCAGAGACCGGTCGTGCCAAACTCGCAAAGGCGGTCCCGACCGACTTGGCCCCCTGCTCCGCACCGACGCTGTACGAACGCCTCGTGGCGACCGGCCTGCCTGTCCGCAGTCCGCGAGCGCACGAACCCGACGCACTGGAAGCGGCGGGTTGGTCCGAACTGCTCGACGAGGCTGTCAGTGGCGAGATCGTCTTTCCGCTCGGCGCGCTGCGACTGTCGCCGACACCAGCGATGACGTTGTTCGACGTCGACGGTGCGCCGCCGCTCGAAACGCTCGCCATCGCCGCCGCGCATGCCGTCGCCAGCGCGATTCGCCGACACGGCATCGGCGGCTCGATCGGCATCGATTTCCCGACCATCGCCGGCAAGGCTCAGCGCAACGCCGTCGCTGCCGCGATCGACGAATCGCTCCTCCAACCGTTCGAGCGCACTGCGATGAACGGCTTCGGCTTCCTCCAGATCGTCCGACCTCGTCCGCGTGTGTCGATCCCGGAGATCCTACGCGCCGATCCAGTTGGTGCAGCAGCCCGCGCGACGCTGCGGACGCTCGAACGCACCCCACCGACCGCATCGCGCCGCCACACCTTGCCCGCCGCCGTCCACTCACGCCTCATGGCGCGTCCCGAGTGGCTGGCGGAAGTCGCGCGCCGCACGGGCGTCGTCCACGAACTGGAGAGCGCCTGA
- a CDS encoding Maf family protein, protein MLVLASSSPRRRDLLARLGVVPSRVESPDIDESPRKAEPPRAYALRLAIEKASAVARAEGEIVLAGDTTIALGSRILPPADTLEIQRDLLGKLSGRRHHCLSAVCVIDATGKVRTRIADTIVAFKPLSPAEIDDYLACGEGLGKAGGYAIQGRAEAFVRFLSGSHSGVVGLPLFETRALLKTAGVALA, encoded by the coding sequence ATGCTGGTCCTGGCCTCCTCCTCGCCCCGCCGCCGCGATCTGCTCGCACGGCTCGGCGTCGTGCCGTCGCGCGTGGAATCTCCCGACATCGACGAGAGCCCGCGCAAGGCGGAACCGCCCCGCGCCTATGCTCTGCGCCTCGCCATCGAGAAGGCCAGTGCCGTTGCGCGCGCGGAGGGCGAGATCGTGCTCGCTGGCGATACGACGATCGCGCTCGGCAGCCGCATCCTTCCGCCCGCCGACACGCTGGAAATCCAGCGCGACCTGCTCGGCAAGCTGTCGGGCCGGCGCCACCATTGCCTGTCCGCGGTCTGCGTGATCGACGCGACCGGCAAGGTCCGCACCCGAATCGCCGACACGATCGTGGCGTTCAAGCCGCTGTCCCCAGCCGAGATCGACGACTATCTCGCGTGCGGCGAGGGGCTCGGCAAGGCCGGCGGCTACGCGATCCAGGGCCGGGCGGAGGCGTTCGTCCGCTTCCTGTCTGGCAGTCATTCGGGTGTGGTCGGTCTGCCGCTGTTCGAGACGCGCGCACTGTTGAAGACCGCTGGCGTCGCGCTTGCCTGA